One stretch of Bombus terrestris chromosome 5, iyBomTerr1.2, whole genome shotgun sequence DNA includes these proteins:
- the LOC100645673 gene encoding ras-related protein Rab-1A yields the protein MSTMNPEYDYLFKLLLIGDSGVGKSCLLLRFADDTYTESYISTIGVDFKIRTIDLDGKTIKLQIWDTAGQERFRTITSSYYRGAHGIIVVYDCTDQETFNNVKQWLEEIDRYACDNVNKLLVGNKCDLHTKKVVDYTTAKEYADQLGIPFLETSAKNAMNVEQAFMTMAAEIKLRVGPPSSGNSDPANKVKIEHGRPIESSKSGCC from the exons ATGTCCACAATGAATCCTGAATA TGATTACTTATTTAAGTTACTTTTAATTGGAGATTCTGGAGTTGGAAAATCATGTCTTCTACTCCGTTTTGCTGATGACACATACACAGAAAGTTATATCAGTACTATTGGTGTAGATTTCAAAATACGAACAATTGATCTAGATggaaaaacaataaaattacaaatctgGGATACAGCAGGTCAAGAACGATTTAGAACAATTACAAGTTCTTATTATAGGGGTGCACATGGTATTATCGTTGTTTATGACTGTACGGATCAAGAAACATTTAATAATGTTAAACAATGGCTGGAAGAGATTGATCGTTATGCATGTGATAATGTGAATAAGCTGTTGGTTGGCAATAAATGTGATCTTCACACTAAAAAAGTTGTTGATTACACAACAGCAAAA gaATATGCAGACCAGCTTGGTATACCATTCTTAGAAACATCTGCAAAAAATGCAATGAATGTAGAACAAGCTTTTATGACAATGGCTGCAGAAATAAAACTTAGAGTAGGTCCTCCATCAAGTGGAAACAGTGATCCTGCAAATAAGGTGAAAATAGAACATGGACGTCCGATTGAATCCTCTAAATCTGGGTGCTGCtga
- the LOC100652158 gene encoding exocyst complex component 5 — translation MMQQYMKELEQDPFDPEEFVERLAWRTVNDTTKDDGKTFFDPTIVHETFLQAIKDLQILQERQQKKCDKLETALKDEEARHILEILELQERNKHSIDLFHQLDERINLVATKVLHLGDQLESVNTPRARAVEAQKLMRHFSDFLSPGPLTDPIFTDKSSLDEAADVIQKLHLISQELPSEKFEHAKKKIAVKYDEIERNLIEEFVRAHNREDAIRMRELASVLAHFKGYSQCIDAFIEQSQMGSFGGKDVFQDVIPMCTKYHKLMQQVFTNPEQVMAKFVLNIYHLRLQKYAVAKLADKTDPDKYLRNLYDLYTRTVKLSTELKMFNMGTDDTYLAKLTRNIFQKYLDAYIIMETKVLREKSAALLIEYYESKNHQKKQLQSGGFQELRRDLQAVLGARTNINIAQIENYGGETFLSEELAIALLQRSKLAFQRCQLLSKPDDIPINTLQILEILLQYLISEHVDYALELGLQSVPIPESRTQPEIHFFNVVRQCNAIVRLLEEQFNDSVIPLVVSTSKHGDCMLKKKAVLDQIDMKLETGLDRSINAIIGWVKVYLQSEQRKTDFKLETDVDTLSTPACLTVVQYVTGMIRHIRSTLDGKNLNTVLTELGVRFHKVIYDHLQQFQFNSAGAMCAICDMNEYRKCVKELEIDLVTNLFDTLHALCNLLLVKPENLKQVCTGDQLATLDRNVLVNFIQLRTDYKTQKLANYLKGLAT, via the exons ATGATGCAACAATATATGAAAGAGTTAGAACag gATCCATTTGATCCTGAAGAGTTCGTTGAAAGACTTGCTTGGAGAACAGTTAATGATACTACAAAAGATGATGGAAAAACATTTTTTGATCCTACAATAGTACATGAAACTTTCTTGCAAGCAATTAAagatttacaaattttacaGGAACGTCAACAAAAAAAATGTGACAAACTTGAAACAGCATTGAAAGATGAAGAAGCAAGGCATATACTAGAAATACTTGAGTtacaagaaagaaataaacattCTATTGATCTGTTTCATCAATTAGATGAAAGAATAAATCTTGTAGCTACTAAGGTTTTACATTTAGGAGATCAGTTGGAAAGTGTTAATACTCCAAGAGCTAGAGCTGTTGAGGCTCAAAAATTAATGAGGCATTTTTCAGATTTTTTAAGCCCTGGACCTTTGACAGATCCAATTTTTACAGATAAGTCTTCG CTAGATGAAGCAGCAGATGTAATACAAAAACTCCATCTTATATCGCAAGAATTACCATCAGAAAAATTTGAACATGCCAAGAAAAAAATTGCAGTTAAGTATGATGAGATTGAAAGAAATCTTATAGAAGAATTTGTTAGAGCACATAATAGAGAAGATGCCATTCGTATGAGAGAACTAGCATCAGTTCTAGCTCATTTTAAAGGATATTCTCAATGTATTGATGCATTTATAGAGCAAAGCCAAATGGGCTCATTTGGTGGAAAGGATGTTTTTCAAGATGTAATACCTATGTGTacaaaatatcataaattaatgCAACAAGTATTTACAAATCCTGAACAGGTGATGgcaaaatttgtattaaatatttatcatttaagACTTCAGAAATATGCAGTTGCTAAATTAGCAGATAAAACTGACCCTGATAAGTACCTTAGaaatttatatgatttatatacAAGAACTGTGAAATTGTCTACAGaattgaaaatgtttaatatgGGTACTGATGATACATATCTTGCCAAGCTCActagaaatatatttcaaaaatatctggATGCTTATATTAT CATGGAAACAAAAGTATTGAGGGAAAAATCAGCAGCACTTCTTATTGAATATTATGAATCTAAAAATCATCAAAAGAAACAATTACAAAGTGGTGGATTTCAAGAGTTAAGAAGAGACTTACAAGCAGTTTTAGGTGCAAGGACTAATATAAATATAGCACAAATAGAAAATTATGGGGGAGAGACCTTTTTATCAGAGGAACTTGCAATTGCTTTGTTACAAAGAAGTAAATTGGCATTTCAAAGATGTCAGTTATTATCAAAACCTGACGATATACCAATAAATACACTTCAGATTTTGGAGATACTATTACAGTATTTAATAAGTGAACATGTTGATTATGCATTGGAATTGGGTTTACAAAGTGTACCAATTCCTGAAAGTAGAACTCAACCTGAGATTCATTTTTTCAATGTTGTGCGTCAATGTAATGCAATTGTACGCTTATTAGAGGAACAATTTAATGATAGTGTGATACCTCTTGTAGT GTCTACATCTAAGCACGGAGATTGcatgttaaagaaaaaagcTGTGTTAGATCAAATAGATATGAAACTAGAGACAGGATTAGATAGAAGTATAAATGCTATTATTGGTTGGGTAAAAGTGTACCTACAAAGCGAACAACGAAAGACTGATTTTAAACTTGAAACTGATGTGGATACCTTAAGCACTCCAGCTTGTTTAACAGTTGTACAATATGTTACTGGAATGATTCGACATATTCGAAGTACTTTAGATGGGAAAAATTTAAATACTGTTCTAACTGAACTTGGAGTACGATTTCATAAAGTTATTTATGATCATttacaacaatttcaatttaattctgCTGGTGCTATGTGTGCAATATGCGATATGAACGAATATCGTAAATGTGTCAAGGAACTTGAAATTGATCTTGTTACTAATTTATTTGATACCTTACATGCTTTATGCAATTTATTACTAGTTAAACcggaaaatttgaaacaagtttGTACAGGAGATCAATTG GCAACATTAGACCGTAATGTTCTAGtgaattttatacaattaaGAACTGATTATAAAACACAGAAATTAGCAAATTATTTAAAGGGTTTAGCCACATAA
- the LOC100644398 gene encoding protein arginine N-methyltransferase 1 isoform X1, translating to MASSNEVPVEINQSGMCTAENSISKMESMEVTENSTASNKDATPSSCRESISVDDMTSRDYYFDSYAHYGIHEEMLKDEVRTVTYRNSMYHNKHLFKGKTVLDIGCGTGILSMFAAKAGAARVIGIECSNIVEYAEKIVEANQLSNVITILKGKVEEVSLPDGIEKVDIIISEWMGYCLFYESMLDTVLFARDKWLREDGMLFPDKATLFICGIEDRQYKDEKINWWDDVYGFDMSSIRKVAISEPLVDVVDPKQVVTNACLIKEVDLYTVTKADLEFSSPFTLQVRRNDYVQALVTFFNIEFTKCHKRIGFSTAPEVQYTHWKQTVFYFDEYMTVKKGEEIYGVFSMKPNARNYRDLDFSIELDFKGELCQVHETNTYRMR from the exons ATGGCGTCGAGTAATGAAGTGCCGGTAGAAATCAACCAGAGTGGCATGTGCACAGCAGAGAATTCA ATATCAAAAATGGAATCTATGGAAGTTACAGAAAATAGCACTGCATCAAACAAAGATGCTACACCATCATCTTGTAGGGAATCTATTTCTGTGGATGATATGACATCTCGAGATTATTATTTTGACTCATATGCACATTATGGAATTCATGAAGAAATGCTAAAGGATGAAGTGCGTACAGTGACTTACCGTAATTCTATGTATCATAATAAACACCTTTTCAAAGGAAAAACCGTTCTTGATATTGGTTGTGGAACTGGTATACTTTCAATGTTTGCTGCTAAAGCTGGAGCAGCCAGAGTTATTGGTATTGAGTGTTCAAATATCGTTGAATATGCAGAAAAAATTGTAGAGGCAAATCAGCTgtcaaatgttataacaatACTGAAAGGAAAAGTTGAAGAAGTTTCATTACCTGATGGCATTGAAAAAGTTGACATAATTATTTCTGAATGGATGGGTTATTGTTTATTCTACGAATCAATGTTAGACACAGTGCTTTTTGCTAGAGATAAATGGCTTCGTGAAGATGGAATGTTATTTCCTGACAAAGCAACTCTATTTATTTGTGGCATTGAAGATAGACAATATAAGGATGAGAAAATAAACTGGTGGGATGATGTATATGGATTTGACATGAGTAGTATAAGAAAAGTAGCAATTAGTGAACCTCTAGTGGATGTTGTGGACCCAAAACAAGTTGTTACAAATGCATGCCTCATTAAAGAAGTTGACTTATACACAGTAACTAAGGCTGATCTGGAATTTTCATCGCCATTTACTTTACAAGTTCGCAGAAACGATTATGTTCAAGCATTAGTTACGTTCTTCAACATCGAATTCACCAAGTGCCACAAACGTATTGGCTTTAGTACAGCACCGGAAGTACAGTATACTCATTGGAAACAAACTGTATTCTACTTTGATGAATATATgacagttaaaaaaggagaagaaatatATGGTGTATTTTCAATGAAGCCCAATGCAAGGAACTACAGAGATTTGGATTTCAGCATTGAATTGGACTTCAAAGGAGAATTGTGCCAAGTACATGAAACTAATACTTATCGTATGCGCTGA
- the LOC100644398 gene encoding protein arginine N-methyltransferase 1 isoform X2: MNDIISKMESMEVTENSTASNKDATPSSCRESISVDDMTSRDYYFDSYAHYGIHEEMLKDEVRTVTYRNSMYHNKHLFKGKTVLDIGCGTGILSMFAAKAGAARVIGIECSNIVEYAEKIVEANQLSNVITILKGKVEEVSLPDGIEKVDIIISEWMGYCLFYESMLDTVLFARDKWLREDGMLFPDKATLFICGIEDRQYKDEKINWWDDVYGFDMSSIRKVAISEPLVDVVDPKQVVTNACLIKEVDLYTVTKADLEFSSPFTLQVRRNDYVQALVTFFNIEFTKCHKRIGFSTAPEVQYTHWKQTVFYFDEYMTVKKGEEIYGVFSMKPNARNYRDLDFSIELDFKGELCQVHETNTYRMR; encoded by the exons ATGAACGACATT ATATCAAAAATGGAATCTATGGAAGTTACAGAAAATAGCACTGCATCAAACAAAGATGCTACACCATCATCTTGTAGGGAATCTATTTCTGTGGATGATATGACATCTCGAGATTATTATTTTGACTCATATGCACATTATGGAATTCATGAAGAAATGCTAAAGGATGAAGTGCGTACAGTGACTTACCGTAATTCTATGTATCATAATAAACACCTTTTCAAAGGAAAAACCGTTCTTGATATTGGTTGTGGAACTGGTATACTTTCAATGTTTGCTGCTAAAGCTGGAGCAGCCAGAGTTATTGGTATTGAGTGTTCAAATATCGTTGAATATGCAGAAAAAATTGTAGAGGCAAATCAGCTgtcaaatgttataacaatACTGAAAGGAAAAGTTGAAGAAGTTTCATTACCTGATGGCATTGAAAAAGTTGACATAATTATTTCTGAATGGATGGGTTATTGTTTATTCTACGAATCAATGTTAGACACAGTGCTTTTTGCTAGAGATAAATGGCTTCGTGAAGATGGAATGTTATTTCCTGACAAAGCAACTCTATTTATTTGTGGCATTGAAGATAGACAATATAAGGATGAGAAAATAAACTGGTGGGATGATGTATATGGATTTGACATGAGTAGTATAAGAAAAGTAGCAATTAGTGAACCTCTAGTGGATGTTGTGGACCCAAAACAAGTTGTTACAAATGCATGCCTCATTAAAGAAGTTGACTTATACACAGTAACTAAGGCTGATCTGGAATTTTCATCGCCATTTACTTTACAAGTTCGCAGAAACGATTATGTTCAAGCATTAGTTACGTTCTTCAACATCGAATTCACCAAGTGCCACAAACGTATTGGCTTTAGTACAGCACCGGAAGTACAGTATACTCATTGGAAACAAACTGTATTCTACTTTGATGAATATATgacagttaaaaaaggagaagaaatatATGGTGTATTTTCAATGAAGCCCAATGCAAGGAACTACAGAGATTTGGATTTCAGCATTGAATTGGACTTCAAAGGAGAATTGTGCCAAGTACATGAAACTAATACTTATCGTATGCGCTGA